In Phreatobacter aquaticus, a single genomic region encodes these proteins:
- a CDS encoding pyridoxal-phosphate-dependent aminotransferase family protein: MAQNAPRKAGRHFLQIPGPSPVPERVLTAIARQTIDHRGPDFGKLGLSVLDGMRSIFKTKGAVVIYPASGTGAWEAALANTLSPGDKVLMVETGHFATLWKTMAGKLGIETTFIGSDWRTGADAGQIEQALRADSGHTFKAVCVVHNETSTGCTSRIDEVRKAIDAAKHPALLMVDTISSLASIDYRHDEWGVDVTVAGSQKGLMLPPGLSFNAISEKALAAAKAAKLPRSFWVWDEMIAAGKSGYFPYTPATNLLYGLDEAIKMLHEEGLDNVFARHDRLAEATRRAVTAWGLDILCKDPKYYSSVLTGVVMPDGVDADAVRATILDAFDMSLGTGLSKVSKKIFRIGHLGDINDLTLVGALAGVEMGLGLANVPHSKGGVQAAMDYLAASAKKAA; encoded by the coding sequence ATGGCCCAGAACGCCCCCCGCAAGGCCGGCCGGCACTTCCTGCAGATTCCCGGCCCCTCGCCCGTGCCGGAGCGCGTTCTGACGGCGATCGCCCGCCAGACCATCGACCATCGCGGCCCGGATTTCGGCAAGCTCGGCCTCTCGGTGCTCGACGGCATGCGCTCGATCTTCAAGACCAAGGGCGCCGTGGTGATCTATCCGGCGTCGGGCACCGGCGCCTGGGAGGCTGCCCTCGCCAACACGCTGTCGCCCGGCGACAAGGTGCTGATGGTGGAAACCGGCCATTTCGCCACGCTGTGGAAGACCATGGCCGGCAAGCTCGGCATCGAGACGACCTTCATCGGCTCGGACTGGCGCACCGGCGCCGATGCCGGCCAGATCGAGCAGGCTCTGCGCGCCGATAGCGGCCACACGTTCAAGGCGGTCTGCGTCGTCCACAACGAGACCTCGACCGGTTGTACGTCGCGCATCGACGAAGTGCGCAAGGCGATCGATGCCGCCAAGCACCCGGCGCTCCTGATGGTCGACACGATCTCCTCGCTCGCCTCCATCGACTACCGCCATGACGAATGGGGCGTCGACGTCACGGTGGCGGGTTCGCAGAAGGGGCTGATGCTGCCGCCGGGCCTGTCGTTCAACGCGATTTCCGAGAAGGCGCTGGCCGCCGCCAAGGCCGCCAAGCTGCCGCGCAGCTTCTGGGTCTGGGACGAGATGATCGCGGCCGGAAAGTCCGGCTATTTCCCCTATACGCCGGCGACCAACCTGCTCTACGGCCTCGATGAGGCGATCAAGATGCTGCACGAGGAAGGCCTGGACAACGTCTTCGCCCGCCACGACCGTCTGGCGGAAGCCACCCGCCGGGCCGTCACCGCCTGGGGTCTCGATATCCTCTGCAAGGACCCGAAATATTATTCCTCGGTGCTAACCGGCGTGGTCATGCCCGACGGCGTGGATGCCGACGCGGTGCGCGCCACTATCCTCGATGCCTTCGACATGTCGCTCGGCACCGGCCTGTCGAAGGTCTCGAAGAAGATCTTCCGCATCGGCCATCTTGGCGACATCAACGACCTCACCCTGGTCGGCGCACTCGCGGGCGTCGAGATGGGCCTTGGGCTCGCCAATGTGCCGCACAGCAAGGGCGGCGTTCAGGCGGCGATGGACTATCTGGCGGCGAGCGCGAAAAAGGCGGCGTGA